The Caretta caretta isolate rCarCar2 chromosome 5, rCarCar1.hap1, whole genome shotgun sequence genome contains a region encoding:
- the LOC125637185 gene encoding uncharacterized protein LOC125637185 yields MQSSSAQVTMMESQNRKRAPAWTEREVRDLIAVWGEESVLSELRSSFRNAKTFLKISQGMKDRSHNRDPKQCRVKLKELRQAYQKTREANSRSGSEPQTCRFYDELHAILGGSATTTPAVLFDSFNGDGGNTEVGFGDEEDDEEEEVVDSSQQASGETGFPDSQELFLTLDLEPVPPEPTQGCLLDPAGGEGTSAACVSMITGSSPSRRLVKLRKKKKTHSRLNVLRAHAVLPH; encoded by the exons atgcagagctcatcagcacaggtgaccatgatggagtcccagaatcgcaaaagagctccagcatggaccgaacgagaggtacgggatctgatcgctgtttggggagaggaatccgtgctatcagaactccgttccagttttcgaaatgccaaaacctttctgaaaatctcccagggcatgaaggacagaagccataacagggacccgaagcagtgccgcgtgaaactgaaggagctgaggcaagcctaccagaaaaccagagaggcgaacagccgctctgggtcagagccccaaacatgccgcttctatgatgagctgcatgccattttagggggttcagccaccactaccccagctgtgttgtttgactccttcaatggagatggaggcaatacggaagtaggttttggggacgaagaagatgatgaggaggaggaggttgtagatagctcacagcaagcaagtggagaaaccggttttcccgacagccaggaactgtttctcaccctagacctggagccagtaccccccgaacccacccaaggctgcctcctggacccagcaggcggagaagggacctctg ctgcatgtgtttcaatgatcacaggatcttctccttcccggaggctagtgaagcttagaaagaaaaaaaaaacgcactcgcgattaaatgttctccgagctcatgctgtcctcccacactga